TTTAAAATCACTAATATGATTCGTAtatcaatataaattaaatcacaaTCTTGACAAGCTTCTACAACCTACGATACCAATTCAAACAAACTTTCCAAAATTTAAAACCGAGCCTTTCTCCTAAATGTGCCTCACGTtgctctccttctctctctcatcACTCTCCCACTCTCTCTGTATAAAATGTTAGAATCACTTACATTATATACACACACATACAGCAACATAGAATGGGGAGGGTAGGTTTggattttttcttctttaagttttataattaaattaccagaaaaaattaaaaccaaatagtagttaattacaaaaataacttaataaaatgaataatttatgtttaattttttaaatcagtTTTCAATGAACAATACTCATTTCTAGCTAGtacttgaaaattaatttttattgattattatttttatcaccaGTCatgttttcaaaattaatatctCATAGTGATGAATATATAACTCTAATAATATTAACATGTGACCCCGAAATTATAAATACAGAATTAGAGGATCCTATTATTTTTGCATAATGAGATATATAATTAGtaactatattatttaaaaaatagataaaattaattgCTCTTCGATGGAAATATACATATATCTTTCTTTAATTCTAACCGGTAGGCAAGAGTCGGTTGCTCATCGAAAAAGGGAGATGTGAAAACACAGCAGCGCATAGTGCGTCCCACATCGCTTTGGAGAAGATATGTTATTGAAAGGCCCTGAATATAAAACCAAGCAGGAGGCAGTGGGAAAATCATACCTTTCTCGGCCTTTTGGCTAAGATCAAGTGTAGTATCTGTTCTTATCAGTTTAATATCTGATACGTGGGCTATTAGCCCAcatgatattaaatttatttttctatgggGAGGGCCCAACACAGTAGCTAGCTATTGGGGTCCTCGCTCGTCGCCCATGCGTTGCACTGTAGCAAGGGCCTGGCGTACCCACCAAGACATAATTAAAAGTTTCTCGCTACATTTAGGCGTTGttaattttggatttttttcgGTGCTCGCAAATGCATGGTTGTTGTGCTTGCTTGGTGATTCCATTTGGTTTTGTTATGGATTGGTTATTCGATTTGGTTTTGTTCTGGGTTGAGTTTGTTTTTTATTGATTTGGTTATGAGCCTTCAGGTAACTATGTAGTCCTATCTATGAAAATACAATAATCTCTCTTGCATCATAAAAAACAGTGGGGAAATTGCTGCTGTGGTTTTggtggttttttttttaaaatctttgtTCAAGGGAAAAAATAGAACTTTCAAATGGAAATGCTGGACATCTTTTTGTAGGGTCACAAAGGAGCATTTAAATGGAATTTGGAATTAATGCTTGTGTCTGGTGGCACTGTGGAGAGTCAAATTTTTAAGTAAATAGACTAAGTAGTTGATTTTACCAAAAACTAATTGGGGTTAAATACTATTTCTGAACGTTTAACAACTTGATTATTAACTTGAATCAGTTAGGAATATTAACGAGAAGCGGTAGGAAAATTTTTGGtccaaaaaactcatttttgtCTCAGAAATTGGGAATTCCATTAGTAGTCACCAGGTGCATAACATAGCAGCAATATTggtatttatctatttatttgggTTAACGTGGCGTCAACTTGCTTATCTAAGGATTAGTTTGTACCAGATACTTATTTTTCAACAATTACAAGTCGAGATAGCAAAAACGATGAGCGCACAACACACTAAAAAAGGATTAATCAAACCATGCATTttatcaaaagaaaaaagaaaaagagaggagCTGCCTTGAGAAATTTACTAGCATTGCAAATCAGGCTGATTACGGGTTTACATCAAGGAGATGAAGGATGGCGGAAAAGACGCAGAGGAGCCAATAATCTTTAAACATTTCAAGACATTGCGTAGTAACAGAGTGTTGACACATATTTTTGCTCCATAAGCTTCACCTTCCTAACATTCTTCCCTGCTGGAAGGTCCGCTCATCCTTCTGAACACAACATAGAGTAGACACGTTTCCCGTTGCTGTTTCCAGTTCCAAGAACAAATGCACAGAAAATTACATCTACACTGCGAACAAGGGGAAACAAATGAATGATGAAAACAGCTGGAGACTGTTCTATGGTTTTCCAATTGGTTTTGGCGATTGATGGGGATACTGATGATGGTAAGGAGATGGATGCGAACCATTTGGTATTGAAAGACTCCTCTGTTGCTGTCCGTTCCTCAATAATCCTCCTTGTATTCTGCTGCTATTTTTGGCATTTGGGCTGGATGCAATTCGATCAGCTTGCATGGTCTGGAAATAATATGATGAGCTTGCCATGTCCTTGAGATTTGGCAGAGGCTTGAGTGCCTCCACAACTTCGCTCATCAGAGGCCTGGCTTTTGGATCCCGGCTAAGGCAGTGGGCAGCCAGTTGTGCTGCCTTCTGGGCACCTTTTATGGAAAAGTGGCCCTCAAGCCGAGGGTCTATCAATCTGTAGAATCTTCTTCTCTCTCCTAGATGTGGCCGAGCCCATTCCACAAGGTTATGTTCTCCAATAGGTCGGTTCTTATCCATGGATCTTCTGCCAGATATCATCTCAAGTAAAACTACACCAAAACTATAAACATCACTCCTTGATGTGAGATGCCCTGACACAAAAGTGCTAATCTGTTCAGActcaagaaaagaaataaaaaggtcCAGTTCTGAATGTTGTTTGTTGGTTGCAATCAAGTGTCAACTGTAGACAGATATATCTAATTCATATCATGGCATTAGTCTGTTGTTTTGACTAGATAATTACTGAAGGATGCAAAAATTCAGTCCCCACTAATACGACACATGCTATTGCCAAAGGAAAATGACTCAATGCTTCAACCGAAGGAGTACATCACATGCCAGCAATTCACATAATTTTAACTTTGTTCCCTTTTTTGATGCCTAATATCATTTTCACTCAGAAATGCAAAGTTACATTTCCCAGTAAGGTATTCAAGGAACAGAATATGTTGAATTTCTATCTTTGTAAGAGGTAATACCCAATCAGATTAAAACTTGAAAATTCCTTTTTCAATCAATGGTTAAAGGTGGGGGGCACAAGCAAATGAAACATAATGAGGATTTAAGTGGTAAAAAATGACTTGGGGTTTAATTTTTCAATAGCTAATAGAATGCTTGGCACCCAAGTAGAGCTAAATGGATAAAGATCCAGGTAACACTATATGGAAAGTCAAGAATGGTGCTAGAAGAACTAGAAAGAGCAATCAAGGGGAAAGGAAACTTTCACAAGCGTGTCCTTTATTTTTTTGGgtcaaaaaagaaaaacccaTGCTAAATTATGCTTACCAGTCATCACATATTCTGGGGCAGCATAACCATATGTTCCCATCACACGGGTTGATACATGGGTCTTATCACCCTCAGGACCATCTTTAGCAAGTCCAAAATCAGAAAGCTTGGAATTATAATCCTGGAATAGCAAGTTATTACAAGTGCACCCCATATAAAACAAGAAATTCAACTTTGCCAAAGTTTCATTATGTACCGCATCTAGTAGGATATTGGAGGTTTTAAAATCACGATATATTACTGGCCTTTCAGCTTCTTCATGAAGAAAGGCAAGACCCTTGGCAGCACCTAAGGCAATTTTCATCCTTATGGACCATGGAAGAGGAAGAGATCCTGCAAATAACATCAGCATTAGAGGAACTTTCATCTATGTCAATGGCAAATTTATTGTACAGGCAATATCTGCTATTGCAAATCCAGATTCCAACCATGATCAAAAAAGACAAGAAGCTATCACAAAGAAAGGTTTGTATGTAGGTGCCTCCACCACTGAAACATGAAAATATCCAGTCTTCAGGGTGTAAAAAAGGTGCACACATACATAAACTTGAGTGTACAGACACAAGAATTGAGCATACACTTGTCCAGAAtgcataaacattataaatagatatatatatatttttttttttgaggggAGGGGATCTCAATTTTATTCCACACAAAAGCACATTTTCCAGTTCGCATTAACACACCTTGCCAACAATATCATTTGAACCCACAACTTGCTATGAAAACCTACTTTACATCCATATAAaccaaaaaaattcaaaaattgatATTAAATGAGGCGACAActaagtttttcttttcttttcttttttatagaaaaagaaaatcaaagggTGTGCTTGAGCCAGTGGAGTTACTTCTAAATAGGTGGTTCTCCAAGCTGCCTCGAGGCATAAACTCATACACTAGCAGCCTCTGATCATCTTCAATGCAATAACCGATCAATTTAACCAAGTTAGGATGAACTAGATCACCAAGAAAGTTCACTTCAGCCTGCCACATAGACGAGCCATGATtgaaacaaaaaaattttaatgcaaataatatttaaaaaggaGATCAGTAAGCATGTTAGGAAGAAAGTGTAACAGGTTAGGCAAGTTTCATACCAACCACTCTTTGTGACCCTGAAGCCCATCATGATTAAGGGTTTTAACAGCAACAGTAAGTCCTGTACCAGGTTTCACCGGAGCAGTTCCATTTTCTTCAATCCACCCCTTGAACACGCAGCCAAAACCACCTTCACCAAGAAGACTCTCAGGTCTAAAATTTCTTGTTGCCAACTTAAGATCATTAAATGCGAACTTTCGCAGTCGAGAAGCAATTTTAAGTTCCTCTTCAAGTTTAGAGGTGGACGAATTACTTTCTGTATTACTTGTGGTTGTAGATGAAATTGCAGGAGCTGCTGGTTGGTCTCTGCTTGTATCATTAGTTGATTTACTTTCTGTTCACCCACACATAAAATCACCCTGTTAAAATTATACACTACCAAGAAATAAAGAAAGACAACATTATGGGTCTTAGTCATAGCATTAAATTGACATATATTGACCATACTACCTAAGTCCTTTCGATATAGAAATAACATCCTCGACAATTTCAGTGAAACATCAACATTTTATGCCCATTAGTGCAATCGAAAcagaataaggaaagaaaggtaagcaaGTGCAACACATGGAAACCTGTATAATATATCAGAAAATGAACTTAACAAGCAAATGGCCTACCAGAAAACTGAAATATTTGTTTTTGACTTTTAACTGCTAACATGCATCACATACAACAATGTTCTAACATTTTACATAAACCTGATATTCTCTCTTCCAACCTAGCAAAGCCTCTCTTGAGGAGTTACTGGTACCATAAAATCTATCCTACAATTCCAAGAAATTTCTATTGCATCAGGCATTCAGATCATGCAATCCATTCTTTACCACTATTATCATTTCAGAGTGTTTGCAGAACAACCTACCATCCCATCACCATTGCTAATGATTAACATGCCACAGCTACAAACTCTgcaaaaatcttttgaaatcagAAAAATGGGCACAATCGCTTTGGGAGCCAGTTTAAGGTTCAATTGTCAAATAGAATTAGCCAGTCTaccacaaaaagatgaaattatTACATATCTGAGAAACTAAAAGTTTGAGTCACTCTATATGAAAAACAAACCCATCCAGACTTTATACAGGATGAATTCTATATATTTTAGATGTAGTCCACCAGTTtccaagaaaaagaaatttagcAAGTTTAAAATATAGAACTTTTCAGCCCTTATATTGTTGAGCTGATTTGAGTTATAAAGAAAGCATAGACATATTCCAGATAGGAGGAAAACGAGGAAGTTACGGGTGATAAGGCACAAACCCAACCATAACTTCAACTCAATCAAGTGAATATCAAATGAACCAAAGTACAAGTAATACTAATTCCATCCTGTATGGTCTACTGGAATCAGACATACAAGTTTTCCTGACCTTCACACTACTACAAGCAGAAATAGATGAGAATGTCACTTCACATAGTATTTCATGTCCTTGCTGCAGTCCAGCAATTATAGGAAAGTACATAATATGACCCTCAGTTTtggaaaattttgataaaatacgGTTCCATATTGACCCCTTTACCATTCCAGTTCAACTCGCTACAAGGGCTGGACTTCTACGCAGCCTGTTATTGGTGCGGGATCCAAAAATCCTAGTGTTTAGCGGCTCTTGGATTTGGTATTCGCAAAATAACGCCTAAAAAACTACTGCAAAATAAACAGTATCTACAAATTAAGCCACTCACCCAGACTCAGATTAGCACACTCATCCCAGAAAAACATCCACCCTGGCAACCAAACAAATAAAGCAATCACTGAGAGAAGTATGAATTACCGCCACTGGTTCCACTAACAGAGCTATCAATTTTGGATCTTGAAGAAATGCAGCTCCCTATGAACCTGAACTTGAACCAACACCCAGTCTCTGCCTCCTCCACAACATCATCCTCACCACTGCAACCAACACCAccgtctttcttcttcttcttccttccctTTGATTGGCACACATCCAGAGAGGCCTTCACTTCTCCATCTTCACTGCCTAATCCCATTCTCTTCTCTCTCAAAAAACCCTAAAAACCCAGACCCACTTTTCATCCAAATACCCCCAACTTCCAATCCCCCACCAAAATCTTCACGGAACCCAAAAAAGAGGGGGGAAAGGGAAAttagaaaacaaaaagaaaggcaGAAAAGCACTGAAATTTAACAATTTCTGTTGAACCCCAAAACCCAGTAGAGCAAAAGAACTAGATCACAGGAAGaaagtaaaaaattacaaaCCCTTTTGAGACTAAAAATTAATCAAGCGGAGGAATTATTTAGACAGACAGCAAAAATAGTTTTGGTCATTCGATTTCCTCTTTTTCTCGTAAACAAATTGGGCTAACAAATAGAACCAACGAGCCCCATTTAAGATCAGGAAATGTCTGCTCTAAATTTGACAgaaatcttaaaaatatatttggaaaaaaaaaggcAGTACTCTCCGAAAAACAGACCCTCACAGACAAGGCTGATCAGTTTAAAagcaaagaaataaaaatttttccctcaaaaaaaaaaaaaaaaaccagatACATATCTCTATCTTCTTTTCCTATTATCGATTCTCTGTTACTTTTTTAATtcattgttttgttttttcaaaAGAATTAAATGGAATCGAAGACTGGGAAAAGCAAAATGGAGCTGCCCGTAGAATGGTGCACAACAGGATAGGGGGTGTTTCGGGCTGCCCGAGAGATGGCTGACTGTGCTGAAGAAGTGAGGATTTCACATAGAGACGAGACAGGGCAATTCGGCCAACCGATGAGCCGAAAAACATGGGGCAGTTTGGGtagaataaagaaataaaaaataatgggaCCCACCTGGATGGTGACGTGTCTGCTATGGATGGGCGGATACTAACGCGCGCGTGCCAGATTTTATCGCTCGCTGCTtcgatttatatttttatattttttacttttataaaaaataaaaggaaatattaaaatgcatatGAGTTTTGATTCGTAATAATAATTCAaaacttttataattaaaaagaaattatagaaaataattaaattaagttatttttatttaaaatattattatgtattattcacttttatataataaaatataattaatttttataatcataaataaatatttttaaatgattatttaCCTTTTCATCACAGTAAATTGCAACTAATTAATGTACCtagtaaaatttaaacattagtCCTTTTATTGATAAAAGCCAACTACTTAGTGtttataattctaaaaaatcaataaattaatttttatatagtaGAATTCTTTTATTACATTCAAAATTCAGTCactataattttttacaatacatacaataaattaatattaaaaaataatataataatagtgactaacttatttttcataatatgaattaatttatacttttgttatataaaattaatatcttaatttaatatcaaaataaaaaatattttttatgactaATAAGTGCTTATAACTTATCAAAGTTACTATATCCCTCTATCAATTTTgcaatttattttgaataatatttcaattcttaaattaattgttcattttaaaaataaaaaataaaagattttctCTTATTATTACAATGAAAACCTAAAAATATTCAAGTATAATGTAGCAGAAGTATTAGAATCAGGTATAATGGCtattaaagaaaatttcaaatgCAATAAAGTTGCATGATATATCAAGAAAGATGAGTGGTTTAATATGaaaactttattattaaatCAGAAAAATAGTTTGAAATAAAAGTTATAGTAGCCGTAAGTAAAGGAGTGGTCAGcactttcctttttttaaaaaaataataataataataataataagaaaagcaAAGCAAAGGCAACATTATGATGGTGACATGATAAGAACAATTGTTGGAATTCTGATTTGCTTAATCATTCAGCTCTTACTGATCAGCagggaaaagaaaaggaatgatttgtctttttattattattattattttaatagccCATGGGAGggggaaagaaaaagaagccaaaattatACTAGTTTCTACAAAATTATGATCACCATATGTTTGATAAATTTCTCAAAGGTAGAAagttttgaataaaataaatcagAACAATTCACAAGGGCCAATCAATCTATTAAGTTACTGGGGTGTATGACAACCATTGTTTCTCCAGGCCGTGATTTACTATACATGAGGTGAGGCTATAACTTATTTAGAACAAATCAACAAAAACATTCCCATAACAACAAAGAACATAAAATAACTAGGTGATACATGTCAGACAgtcctttaatttattttcatggtTGAAGATTCTGTGTGGTGagaaagagaaaatatatatttgaccCATCCTAAATAATCCCTGTGGAAATGCTTGAAGTCGTATTTATCTTCAGTGAGTGTTCAGGAATATAGGTAAGACCTATACAGTTAGAAAATAGTTACCCATAACAATTCAAGCTGTTGACTGGCTATGTGAGTTATCAGATAACGTACACCAATGGTGTGTAGTGCATATGTCTATGCAAGAGCCCGTGTAGACTCGTGAAACCATTCAAAACATTTGCAACAAGATATGCAAGATAGCATCTAACTCGGCACCAATACATTTCTTCTGTATGATTGTCCACAAGCTTTAGTGCATGGGGGCTAAAGCTGAATGGCATTGATGAT
The Manihot esculenta cultivar AM560-2 chromosome 1, M.esculenta_v8, whole genome shotgun sequence genome window above contains:
- the LOC110608580 gene encoding serine/threonine-protein kinase PBL34 isoform X1, with product MGLGSEDGEVKASLDVCQSKGRKKKKKDGGVGCSGEDDVVEEAETGCWFKFRFIGSCISSRSKIDSSVSGTSGESKSTNDTSRDQPAAPAISSTTTSNTESNSSTSKLEEELKIASRLRKFAFNDLKLATRNFRPESLLGEGGFGCVFKGWIEENGTAPVKPGTGLTVAVKTLNHDGLQGHKEWLAEVNFLGDLVHPNLVKLIGYCIEDDQRLLVYEFMPRGSLENHLFRRSLPLPWSIRMKIALGAAKGLAFLHEEAERPVIYRDFKTSNILLDAVHNETLAKLNFLFYMGCTCNNLLFQDYNSKLSDFGLAKDGPEGDKTHVSTRVMGTYGYAAPEYVMTGHLTSRSDVYSFGVVLLEMISGRRSMDKNRPIGEHNLVEWARPHLGERRRFYRLIDPRLEGHFSIKGAQKAAQLAAHCLSRDPKARPLMSEVVEALKPLPNLKDMASSSYYFQTMQADRIASSPNAKNSSRIQGGLLRNGQQQRSLSIPNGSHPSPYHHQYPHQSPKPIGKP
- the LOC110608580 gene encoding serine/threonine-protein kinase PBL34 isoform X2 produces the protein MGLGSEDGEVKASLDVCQSKGRKKKKKDGGVGCSGEDDVVEEAETGCWFKFRFIGSCISSRSKIDSSVSGTSGESKSTNDTSRDQPAAPAISSTTTSNTESNSSTSKLEEELKIASRLRKFAFNDLKLATRNFRPESLLGEGGFGCVFKGWIEENGTAPVKPGTGLTVAVKTLNHDGLQGHKEWLAEVNFLGDLVHPNLVKLIGYCIEDDQRLLVYEFMPRGSLENHLFRRSLPLPWSIRMKIALGAAKGLAFLHEEAERPVIYRDFKTSNILLDADYNSKLSDFGLAKDGPEGDKTHVSTRVMGTYGYAAPEYVMTGHLTSRSDVYSFGVVLLEMISGRRSMDKNRPIGEHNLVEWARPHLGERRRFYRLIDPRLEGHFSIKGAQKAAQLAAHCLSRDPKARPLMSEVVEALKPLPNLKDMASSSYYFQTMQADRIASSPNAKNSSRIQGGLLRNGQQQRSLSIPNGSHPSPYHHQYPHQSPKPIGKP
- the LOC110608580 gene encoding serine/threonine-protein kinase PBL34 isoform X3; the protein is MGLGSEDGEVKASLDVCQSKGRKKKKKDGGVGCSGEDDVVEEAETGCWFKFRFIGSCISSRSKIDSSVSGTSGESKSTNDTSRDQPAAPAISSTTTSNTESNSSTSKLEEELKIASRLRKFAFNDLKLATRNFRPESLLGEGGFGCVFKGWIEENGTAPVKPGTGLTVAVKTLNHDGLQGHKEWLAEVNFLGDLVHPNLVKLIGYCIEDDQRLLVYEFMPRGSLENHLFRRSLPLPWSIRMKIALGAAKGLAFLHEEAERPVIYRDFKTSNILLDADYNSKLSDFGLAKDGPEGDKTHVSTRVMGTYGYAAPEYVMTVLLEMISGRRSMDKNRPIGEHNLVEWARPHLGERRRFYRLIDPRLEGHFSIKGAQKAAQLAAHCLSRDPKARPLMSEVVEALKPLPNLKDMASSSYYFQTMQADRIASSPNAKNSSRIQGGLLRNGQQQRSLSIPNGSHPSPYHHQYPHQSPKPIGKP